From Aquificaceae bacterium, a single genomic window includes:
- a CDS encoding HEPN domain-containing protein: MVNPELAEDYIRRAEIRLKTLDLFMKEKDYADVIREAQEIVELVQKAMLIRSGITPPKWHDVIDIILENSHRFPEDLIKTLRELRALTKWLRSQREIAFYGQPDFIPTEDYTEEDAREAYQLASRYIQLYHKLL; this comes from the coding sequence ATGGTAAATCCTGAGCTTGCGGAAGATTATATCAGACGAGCAGAAATAAGACTGAAAACCCTGGACCTTTTTATGAAAGAAAAAGATTATGCGGACGTTATAAGGGAGGCTCAGGAAATAGTTGAGCTTGTTCAGAAAGCCATGCTAATCAGGTCTGGTATAACACCCCCAAAGTGGCATGATGTAATAGACATTATTCTTGAAAACAGCCACAGGTTTCCAGAAGACCTCATAAAGACCCTTAGGGAGTTAAGAGCACTTACAAAATGGCTGAGAAGTCAGAGGGAAATCGCCTTCTATGGACAACCAGACTTTATACCAACGGAAGATTACACGGAGGAAGACGCCAGGGAAGCCTACCAGTTGGCTTCTAGATATATACAGCTATACCATAAACTGTTATGA
- a CDS encoding nucleotidyltransferase domain-containing protein, with protein MRGYRGKYYAILKRIKERLIRCFGENLLSLVVFGSVARGTFSPESDIDILVIVEDYESSRREYVRFFECVDEAVEINPVIIKRTQLRESLWFLWDCEFIVLYDREGFFEKFAEGLRKVMESRVIRRKGKMPYYEVL; from the coding sequence ATGCGGGGATACAGAGGAAAATACTACGCAATCCTGAAAAGGATAAAGGAAAGATTAATCAGATGCTTTGGGGAAAACCTCCTTTCCCTTGTAGTGTTCGGCTCTGTGGCAAGGGGAACCTTCTCTCCAGAATCCGATATAGACATCCTTGTTATAGTTGAGGACTACGAAAGCAGTAGAAGGGAGTATGTGAGGTTTTTTGAATGTGTGGATGAGGCAGTGGAGATAAATCCTGTAATCATAAAAAGGACTCAGCTAAGAGAATCTCTGTGGTTTCTCTGGGATTGTGAATTTATAGTTCTGTATGACAGGGAAGGATTTTTTGAAAAATTTGCAGAAGGATTGAGGAAGGTTATGGAAAGCAGGGTTATAAGGAGAAAGGGGAAAATGCCATACTATGAGGTTTTGTGA
- a CDS encoding arsenate reductase ArsC — MENMRIAFVCTGNSARSQMAEGFARRLVETLGMNFQVYSAGSDPAEEINPFAVQVMKEKGIDISSQRPKGLEAIPYQELDLVITLCNSARQTCPVVPGAQMIHWDLPDPAAYRGSEEEKLEFFRKVRDEIEERVWDCLQSLQLRQGNSAKL; from the coding sequence ATGGAAAACATGAGGATAGCCTTCGTATGCACGGGCAATTCCGCAAGGAGCCAGATGGCGGAGGGCTTTGCCAGAAGGCTGGTAGAAACTCTTGGAATGAACTTTCAGGTATACTCCGCAGGTTCAGACCCGGCAGAGGAAATAAACCCCTTTGCTGTTCAGGTAATGAAGGAGAAGGGCATAGACATATCCTCCCAAAGACCCAAGGGGCTTGAAGCCATACCCTATCAGGAGCTGGACCTTGTTATAACCCTCTGCAACAGTGCAAGACAGACCTGTCCAGTCGTTCCTGGAGCCCAGATGATTCACTGGGACCTTCCTGACCCTGCCGCATACAGAGGCTCTGAAGAGGAAAAGCTGGAGTTTTTCAGAAAAGTCAGGGATGAGATAGAGGAAAGGGTGTGGGACTGCCTTCAGAGCCTACAGCTCAGGCAGGGCAATTCTGCTAAGCTTTGA
- the nikR gene encoding nickel-responsive transcriptional regulator NikR: protein MEKTTRFCVSLPEGLLEELDRRVIRKGYASRSELVRDLIRDLLSQEKWEENEEVIGVLSLVYDHHDRELTHRLLELQHEHHVNVLCSTHVHIDHYNCLEVIILRGRAGELELLATKIGGLRGVKLSKLSRIALPEL from the coding sequence ATGGAAAAGACAACCCGCTTCTGCGTATCTCTTCCTGAGGGGCTTCTTGAGGAGCTGGACAGAAGAGTCATAAGGAAGGGCTACGCTTCAAGGTCTGAGCTGGTCAGAGACCTCATAAGAGACCTTTTGTCTCAGGAAAAATGGGAAGAGAACGAAGAGGTCATAGGTGTTCTCAGCCTTGTCTACGACCATCACGACAGGGAGCTGACCCACAGACTTCTGGAGCTTCAGCACGAGCATCATGTAAATGTGCTGTGCTCCACCCATGTTCACATAGACCACTACAACTGCCTTGAGGTTATCATCCTCAGAGGAAGGGCGGGAGAGCTTGAGCTTCTGGCTACAAAAATAGGAGGTCTAAGAGGTGTAAAGCTCTCAAAGCTTAGCAGAATTGCCCTGCCTGAGCTGTAG
- a CDS encoding ABC transporter ATP-binding protein: protein MIELRNVSFSYEDRLALKDINFRVGEGERVVLLGINGSGKSTLLKLLNALIFPQRGEYLYMGSKIEEKVFKDREFRRKFRREVVLLFQNPDVMLFNPTVYDELAFSLRQLGMEEGLVRERVLYWADRFELTPHLKRPPFELSTGQKQKLCLACLLVLEPEVLLLDEPTAHLDPKTTGWFVDLLWELPCTTVTSTHNLSLAGELGSRLVVLGEDHGIVYDGGVEEFLRDRERLLRAGLLHRHRGKGDWHLHSF, encoded by the coding sequence TTGATTGAGCTCAGAAATGTCTCTTTTAGCTACGAAGACAGACTCGCCCTGAAGGACATAAACTTCAGAGTAGGGGAGGGAGAAAGGGTGGTCCTTCTGGGCATAAACGGCTCTGGCAAGAGCACACTTCTGAAGCTACTGAATGCCCTCATATTTCCACAGAGAGGAGAGTATCTTTACATGGGAAGTAAAATTGAGGAAAAAGTCTTTAAGGACAGGGAATTCAGGAGGAAGTTCAGAAGGGAGGTGGTTCTCCTCTTTCAGAACCCCGATGTCATGCTCTTTAATCCCACAGTTTACGATGAGCTTGCCTTTTCTCTTAGACAGCTGGGGATGGAGGAGGGACTTGTCAGAGAGAGGGTCCTTTACTGGGCTGACAGGTTTGAGCTCACACCCCATTTGAAAAGACCACCCTTTGAGCTGAGCACGGGGCAGAAGCAGAAGCTATGCCTTGCCTGTCTTCTTGTGCTTGAGCCAGAGGTTCTTCTTCTTGATGAGCCAACCGCTCACCTTGACCCAAAGACCACTGGCTGGTTTGTGGACCTGCTGTGGGAGCTTCCCTGCACCACTGTAACCTCCACTCACAACCTCAGCCTTGCCGGCGAGCTGGGTAGCAGGCTTGTGGTGCTCGGTGAAGACCACGGAATTGTATACGACGGGGGCGTAGAAGAATTCCTCAGGGACAGGGAAAGGCTTTTAAGGGCTGGGCTTTTGCACAGACACAGGGGTAAAGGCGACTGGCATCTTCACAGCTTCTGA
- a CDS encoding energy-coupling factor ABC transporter permease: MHIPEGFVAPQVYVPAYAVSMGLALYGFRKFKERLSERSIPRLALLSAFAFILSSLSFPLPGGTSVHGVGVAPLALLYGPWTAYLCMCLVLLLQAVLLGHGGITTYPVNALAMGFVGAFSSYAVHRLFAKKSNAPFLAGFFSTLLSALSVALLLGVHPYLFTDPSGRALYFPYPLGITLPAITLSHLPVAVVEGLITQAVVGLLRRRNLEG; encoded by the coding sequence ATGCACATTCCGGAGGGTTTTGTTGCACCACAGGTTTATGTGCCAGCCTATGCCGTGTCAATGGGGCTTGCCCTGTATGGCTTCAGAAAGTTTAAGGAAAGGCTCAGCGAGAGGAGCATACCACGGCTTGCACTTCTTTCTGCTTTTGCCTTTATCCTGAGCTCCCTCTCCTTTCCCCTTCCCGGTGGAACATCGGTGCACGGAGTGGGCGTTGCACCCCTTGCCCTTCTGTATGGTCCCTGGACTGCATACCTCTGCATGTGTCTGGTTTTACTGCTTCAGGCCGTCTTGCTCGGCCATGGGGGCATAACCACATACCCGGTGAACGCCCTTGCCATGGGTTTTGTGGGGGCCTTCAGCTCTTATGCAGTCCACAGACTTTTTGCAAAAAAGAGCAATGCCCCCTTCCTTGCGGGCTTTTTCTCCACCCTCCTTTCTGCCCTCTCTGTAGCCCTTCTGCTGGGCGTGCACCCCTACCTCTTCACAGACCCATCAGGCAGAGCCCTCTATTTCCCCTATCCTCTCGGAATAACCCTTCCAGCCATAACCCTTTCTCACCTGCCAGTTGCAGTGGTAGAGGGGCTTATAACTCAGGCGGTTGTAGGTCTTCTCAGGAGGAGAAACCTTGAAGGATAA
- a CDS encoding transporter, which yields MKRVFIALLSFAGFSLAHHGVASLGAVGLEGPGAPLESSSSATLPEGSWLLYTKLDSVRWRKYSFSDFPDQKDRSDFWMLGIGYGLRSWLSLYVFAPYNVKKELRDGGERSFTSRGFADPSIMAVLGFKYDGGLRLIPRRESLEDMMDWHFTLYGGVSLPTGDANRKGYMGEFAPDMASGFGKPTITAGFTATKQMVNLPELTFVFDASYLKFFEHRYNTGDRYRFGDEFRANTALVYRVFRSQEKSLRLDLLTELNYLHLQKDRENGISVEDSGGDVVYGVFGGRLYYRRASLGAGVKLPLWKDLNQQSQQQGAEGKEKYRLIITLSLIF from the coding sequence ATGAAAAGAGTTTTCATCGCACTGCTATCCTTTGCAGGTTTTTCCCTTGCCCACCACGGGGTTGCGTCCCTTGGTGCGGTGGGTCTCGAGGGTCCCGGTGCACCCCTTGAGAGTTCAAGCTCCGCCACACTGCCAGAGGGCTCCTGGCTACTCTACACGAAGCTGGACAGCGTAAGGTGGAGGAAATACAGCTTTTCTGACTTTCCAGACCAGAAGGACAGGTCCGATTTCTGGATGCTGGGTATAGGCTACGGTCTGAGGTCCTGGCTTTCCCTGTATGTCTTTGCCCCATACAACGTAAAGAAAGAGCTCAGAGATGGGGGCGAGAGGAGCTTTACAAGCAGGGGCTTTGCAGACCCATCCATAATGGCGGTGCTGGGCTTTAAATACGATGGGGGTTTGAGGCTTATACCTAGGAGGGAGAGCCTTGAGGACATGATGGACTGGCATTTTACCCTCTACGGAGGCGTCAGCCTGCCCACGGGTGATGCCAACAGGAAGGGATATATGGGCGAGTTTGCTCCTGACATGGCTTCCGGCTTTGGAAAGCCCACCATAACCGCAGGATTTACCGCTACGAAGCAGATGGTCAACCTACCCGAGCTTACCTTTGTCTTTGACGCAAGCTACCTGAAGTTCTTTGAGCACCGATACAACACGGGAGACAGATACAGGTTCGGGGACGAATTCAGGGCAAACACGGCGCTCGTATACAGGGTTTTCAGAAGCCAGGAGAAGTCCCTCAGGCTTGACCTTCTTACGGAGCTCAACTACCTTCACCTTCAGAAGGACAGGGAAAATGGGATCAGTGTGGAAGACTCTGGAGGGGATGTGGTATACGGGGTCTTTGGCGGAAGGCTATACTACAGGAGGGCTTCCCTCGGAGCGGGTGTAAAGCTACCCCTATGGAAGGACCTCAACCAGCAGAGCCAGCAACAGGGTGCGGAAGGAAAGGAAAAATACAGGCTGATAATCACCCTTTCCCTCATCTTTTAG